The following DNA comes from Bacillota bacterium.
GGCCCACCCTCTTCAGGCGGAACGAACGCGATATGCGGCTCATCGACTCGGCGTGGCCCAGGAACACGTACCCTCCCTCCCGGAGCGCATCGTACAGCACCTGGGCCGCGCGTCGGCGGGACTCGTCGTCGAAGTAGATCAGAACGTTCCGGCAGAAGATGACGTCGAACCCCCGCATCAGCCTGGTGTCCTCCGGATCCAGCAGGTTGCCGTACTGGAAGCGCACGATCCTCCTCACTTCCGCACGGGGCGTCCAGTAATCCTGGCCGCGCACGAAGTACCTCTCCAGGAACGGCTCGGGCACGTCCCGCACCTCCCTGTCCGTGTACAGCCCCTTGCGGGCCACCTCCAGCACACTGGGAGAAATGTCGGTCCCCACGATCTCGACAGGCACCGGCGGGTGCTGCCTGAAGTGCTCGAGCACGATGATGGCCAGAGTGTACGCCTCACAGCCGATGGAACACCCGGCACTCCATAACCGGATCTTTGGCCACGAGCTGGCCAGT
Coding sequences within:
- a CDS encoding protein-glutamate O-methyltransferase CheR gives rise to the protein MTARAWLLGDEEYEALMRMVYGKTGLAFDGDKRELFESRVRKRLEEKGMRPAEYVRLLASPGSDAELRQLIDLLTVNETYFFRDLPQLTVFARAVLPDIYEQKLASSWPKIRLWSAGCSIGCEAYTLAIIVLEHFRQHPPVPVEIVGTDISPSVLEVARKGLYTDREVRDVPEPFLERYFVRGQDYWTPRAEVRRIVRFQYGNLLDPEDTRLMRGFDVIFCRNVLIYFDDESRRRAAQVLYDALREGGYVFLGHAESMSRISRSFRLKRVG